One part of the Algibacter sp. L1A34 genome encodes these proteins:
- a CDS encoding GH39 family glycosyl hydrolase: MKVFKILVFGLIFGSTLFGNAQKAITINTQENGEQFDHYWSKMVGAGRANEGLRAGWLEQLAQVQENCGFEYVRFHGLFHDDMFPVVIEKGKTVYNWQYIDDLFDRMLDLKVKPFVELAFLPTSMAAEDSKTVFWWKANITPAEDSFDKFHDLVKAFTQHCVDRYGIEEVLTWYFEVWNEPNLYKLFWDGTKSQYFELYKQSVTAVRSVDNRLKVGGPSTSNFVPDTRFDGETMNNEASDAVFAADDINTLEWHGVWIEDFLEYCKKEKLPVDFVSCHPYPTDYAFNPETGKGKGLTRYVQSVKEDLEWIKGTVAKSAFPDVEIHLTEWHTSPSSRDEMHDRLPAAAYIVKSNLDCIGLTNSLALWTFTDIFEEKGGASSIFHGGFGMINFQGLVKPSYHAYRMLHQLGNQKIYKNDYLFVSKDASNGNISALAYNYPEEYVNAVPSGTNKREEGTSKKLNFTLTGLPSETLFEIEILDKDHGNIHNFWESMGKPEPPTREEIKVMKAYANTMKTEYAKADKKGNLTINRLISPWSLVLIKQIN, encoded by the coding sequence ATGAAAGTATTTAAAATTTTAGTTTTCGGATTAATTTTCGGTAGCACATTATTCGGTAATGCTCAAAAAGCCATTACTATTAATACACAAGAAAACGGAGAACAGTTTGATCATTATTGGAGTAAAATGGTTGGAGCTGGTCGTGCAAACGAAGGTTTAAGAGCAGGTTGGTTAGAACAATTAGCACAAGTACAAGAAAATTGTGGGTTTGAATATGTGCGTTTTCACGGTTTATTTCATGATGATATGTTTCCTGTTGTTATTGAAAAAGGTAAAACAGTATACAATTGGCAATATATTGATGATTTATTCGATAGAATGTTAGATTTAAAAGTAAAGCCTTTTGTAGAATTGGCCTTTTTGCCAACAAGCATGGCGGCTGAAGATTCTAAAACCGTATTTTGGTGGAAAGCTAATATTACACCAGCAGAAGATTCTTTTGATAAATTTCACGATTTAGTAAAAGCCTTTACGCAACATTGTGTAGATCGTTACGGTATTGAGGAAGTTTTAACTTGGTATTTTGAAGTTTGGAATGAGCCAAACTTATATAAGTTGTTTTGGGATGGAACAAAATCTCAATATTTTGAATTATATAAGCAGTCTGTTACAGCTGTTAGATCTGTCGATAATAGGCTTAAAGTCGGTGGACCATCTACAAGTAATTTTGTGCCAGATACCCGTTTTGATGGAGAAACAATGAATAATGAAGCTTCTGATGCCGTTTTTGCAGCAGATGATATTAATACTCTAGAATGGCATGGCGTATGGATTGAGGATTTCTTAGAATATTGTAAAAAAGAAAAGTTACCAGTAGATTTTGTGAGTTGTCATCCTTACCCAACAGATTATGCATTTAATCCAGAAACAGGTAAAGGAAAAGGACTTACCCGTTACGTACAGTCTGTTAAAGAAGATTTAGAATGGATAAAAGGAACCGTTGCAAAAAGTGCTTTTCCAGATGTTGAAATTCACTTAACAGAGTGGCATACAAGTCCAAGTAGTAGAGATGAAATGCACGATAGGCTTCCTGCAGCAGCATATATTGTGAAATCTAATTTGGATTGTATAGGTTTAACAAATTCATTAGCATTATGGACGTTTACCGATATTTTTGAAGAAAAAGGAGGTGCTTCAAGTATTTTTCATGGAGGCTTTGGGATGATTAATTTTCAAGGCTTAGTAAAACCATCATATCACGCATACAGAATGCTTCATCAATTGGGAAATCAAAAAATATATAAAAACGATTATCTATTTGTAAGTAAGGATGCTAGTAACGGAAACATTTCAGCTTTAGCTTATAATTACCCCGAAGAGTATGTAAATGCTGTGCCGTCTGGAACTAATAAAAGAGAAGAAGGTACTTCGAAAAAACTTAATTTCACATTAACTGGATTGCCATCTGAAACATTATTTGAAATTGAAATTTTAGATAAAGATCACGGAAATATTCATAATTTTTGGGAGTCTATGGGGAAACCTGAGCCACCAACGAGAGAGGAAATTAAGGTGATGAAAGCTTATGCAAATACCATGAAAACGGAATATGCTAAAGCTGATAAAAAAGGAAATTTAACTATAAATCGTTTAATTTCACCGTGGAGTTTAGTGTTAATCAAACAAATTAATTAA
- a CDS encoding DUF6250 domain-containing protein translates to MKILKYRKTSILVLTLTVSLLILNSCFNVNKSIEIKGKTYNSKLIFKENFDKGLENWQVEQMPEGTVEVKDSKLEINDVSGCTVWLKQKFNGPIVIEYDVFVIQNGGANDRVSDLNCFWMANDPKNPTNLFADSEKRGGKFSNYDNLKLYYMGLGGNHNKTTRFRRYVGNGERPLRPEHNLSDPRFMLEPNKTYHIKIISNNGIVQYFRDNLLVSDFVDLEPYTSGYFGFRTVKNHMTVDNFRVYEVEK, encoded by the coding sequence ATGAAGATTTTGAAATATCGAAAAACATCAATTCTCGTTTTAACTTTAACGGTTTCTTTATTAATTCTAAATTCATGTTTTAATGTGAATAAATCTATAGAAATTAAAGGAAAAACTTATAATAGTAAATTAATTTTTAAGGAAAATTTTGACAAAGGACTCGAAAATTGGCAAGTAGAACAAATGCCGGAAGGTACTGTCGAAGTTAAGGACAGTAAATTAGAAATTAATGATGTTTCTGGTTGTACGGTTTGGTTGAAACAAAAGTTTAATGGGCCAATTGTTATAGAGTACGATGTATTTGTTATTCAAAATGGAGGCGCAAACGATCGCGTATCTGATCTTAACTGTTTTTGGATGGCTAATGATCCTAAAAATCCGACTAATTTATTTGCAGATTCAGAAAAACGTGGAGGTAAATTCTCTAATTATGATAACCTTAAATTATACTACATGGGGCTTGGTGGTAACCACAATAAAACAACACGTTTTAGACGTTATGTTGGGAACGGTGAACGGCCATTACGTCCGGAACACAATTTAAGCGATCCTCGATTTATGTTGGAGCCTAATAAAACATATCATATAAAAATTATTTCGAACAATGGTATTGTTCAGTATTTTAGAGATAATTTATTAGTATCAGATTTTGTGGATTTAGAGCCATATACATCAGGTTATTTTGGTTTTCGAACAGTTAAAAATCACATGACTGTAGATAATTTTAGAGTCTATGAAGTTGAAAAATAA
- a CDS encoding glycoside hydrolase family 3 N-terminal domain-containing protein, whose product MKLSNKIILSILCVFSVSNFGFKASDKNIYHKDWIDFNKNGIKDVFEDPKAPLESRVKNLISLMNVNEKTCQLTTLYGYSRVLEDELPTEGWKNRVWKDGIANIDEHLNTIWNQEKTHTKYAFPYSTHAETINIVQKWFVEETRLGIPVDFTNEGVHGLCHEKATPLPAPIGIGSTWNKELVYKAGTIVGREAKALGYTNVYAPILDVASDQRWGRVLECYGEEPFHISEMGKQMVLGIQSEGVASTLKHFAVYSVPKGARDGDARTDPHVAPREMFQLYLYPFKKVIKEAAPMGVMSSYNDYDGVPVTASHYFLTELLREQFGFNGYVVSDSEAVEYVSEKHHVAKDYKEAVRQVIEAGLNVRTTFRTPESFIEPLRELIKDGEISMKTIDSRVADVLRVKFRLGLFDSPYVENPGEADKLVHTPEDEAFSKQINRESLVLLKNENNLLPLDVNKIDNILVTGPLAAEVSFTYSRYGPAFNPSVSVYQGIKKYAGNKVNVSFEKGCDIVDPDWPGSEIIQTPLSAKEQADIDAAVEKAKQSDIIIAVVGEDEKRVGETKSRTSLGLPGRQFQLVQALYATGKPVVLVMINGQPLTINWENKFLPAILEAWFPSTAAGEVIAETLFGDYNPGGKLSVTFPKTVGQIPLNFPFKPGSQAGQPGAGPNGYGNTRVLGPLYPFGYGLSYTTFEYSDLEVTPKSLKPQADVQVTFKVKNTGKRAGDEVVQMYIKDKISSVTTYESILRGFDRIHLKPNETKTIKFTLHPEDLEILDINMNWTVEPGDFEVLIGSSSEDIKLKDGFKVEAIGN is encoded by the coding sequence ATGAAGCTATCCAATAAAATAATATTATCCATTTTATGTGTGTTTTCTGTTTCAAACTTCGGGTTTAAAGCAAGTGATAAAAATATCTATCATAAGGATTGGATAGACTTTAATAAAAACGGAATAAAAGATGTTTTTGAAGATCCAAAAGCGCCTTTAGAATCAAGGGTTAAAAACCTTATTTCATTAATGAATGTGAATGAAAAAACATGTCAGCTTACCACATTATATGGTTATTCGCGAGTTTTAGAAGATGAATTACCAACCGAAGGCTGGAAAAACCGTGTTTGGAAAGATGGTATAGCAAACATTGATGAACATTTAAATACCATTTGGAATCAAGAAAAAACACATACAAAATATGCTTTTCCATATAGCACACATGCGGAGACTATAAATATAGTTCAAAAATGGTTTGTTGAAGAAACACGATTAGGTATTCCTGTCGATTTTACAAACGAAGGCGTACACGGTTTATGTCATGAAAAAGCAACGCCATTACCAGCTCCAATTGGTATTGGAAGTACTTGGAATAAAGAATTGGTTTATAAAGCTGGAACCATTGTTGGGCGAGAAGCAAAAGCTTTAGGTTATACCAATGTGTATGCACCAATTTTGGATGTAGCCAGCGATCAACGTTGGGGACGTGTTTTGGAATGTTATGGTGAAGAGCCATTTCATATTTCCGAAATGGGTAAACAAATGGTTTTAGGAATTCAATCGGAAGGTGTAGCATCAACTTTAAAACATTTTGCCGTTTACAGTGTGCCTAAAGGCGCAAGAGATGGGGATGCTCGAACAGACCCGCATGTTGCACCTAGAGAAATGTTTCAATTGTATTTGTATCCTTTTAAAAAGGTGATAAAAGAAGCGGCTCCAATGGGGGTTATGAGTAGTTATAATGATTATGATGGCGTTCCTGTGACTGCCAGTCATTATTTTTTAACCGAATTGTTACGAGAACAATTTGGTTTTAATGGTTATGTAGTTTCAGATAGTGAAGCTGTAGAATATGTGTCTGAAAAGCATCATGTTGCTAAAGATTACAAAGAAGCCGTGCGTCAAGTTATAGAAGCCGGTTTAAATGTGAGAACCACATTTAGAACCCCCGAAAGTTTTATTGAACCATTGAGAGAATTAATAAAAGATGGTGAAATCTCTATGAAAACCATAGATTCTAGAGTTGCCGATGTGTTGCGTGTAAAATTCCGTTTAGGTTTGTTTGATTCTCCTTATGTTGAAAACCCTGGGGAGGCAGATAAATTAGTTCATACACCGGAAGATGAAGCATTTTCGAAACAAATAAATCGCGAGTCTTTAGTACTTCTTAAAAATGAAAATAATTTATTGCCTTTAGATGTCAATAAAATAGATAATATTTTAGTTACGGGACCACTGGCAGCAGAGGTTAGTTTTACATACAGTCGTTATGGGCCAGCGTTCAATCCATCAGTTTCTGTGTATCAAGGCATAAAAAAATATGCAGGAAACAAAGTCAATGTTAGTTTTGAAAAAGGTTGCGATATTGTAGATCCAGATTGGCCAGGTAGTGAAATTATACAAACACCATTATCGGCAAAAGAACAAGCGGATATTGATGCTGCGGTAGAAAAAGCAAAACAATCTGATATTATTATTGCTGTAGTTGGTGAAGATGAAAAACGTGTTGGTGAAACAAAATCAAGAACAAGTTTAGGTCTTCCTGGACGACAATTTCAACTCGTTCAAGCGCTTTATGCTACAGGGAAACCTGTTGTTTTAGTGATGATAAATGGCCAGCCATTAACTATTAACTGGGAAAATAAATTTCTACCTGCTATTTTGGAAGCTTGGTTTCCGAGCACAGCAGCTGGTGAAGTGATTGCCGAAACCTTGTTTGGAGATTATAATCCTGGAGGTAAATTATCGGTGACATTCCCGAAAACAGTTGGGCAAATTCCATTAAACTTTCCTTTTAAACCAGGATCACAAGCAGGGCAACCTGGAGCAGGTCCCAATGGTTATGGTAATACACGAGTTTTAGGACCATTATATCCTTTTGGTTACGGGCTAAGTTACACTACTTTTGAATATAGCGATTTGGAGGTTACTCCTAAATCTTTAAAACCTCAAGCAGATGTTCAAGTTACATTCAAAGTTAAAAATACTGGTAAGCGAGCAGGGGATGAGGTTGTGCAAATGTATATTAAAGATAAGATAAGCAGTGTAACTACTTACGAATCTATCTTGCGTGGTTTCGATCGTATTCATCTAAAACCAAACGAAACTAAAACGATAAAATTCACATTACATCCAGAAGATTTAGAAATTTTGGATATAAATATGAATTGGACGGTGGAACCTGGTGATTTTGAGGTTTTAATAGGAAGTTCTTCGGAAGATATTAAGCTGAAAGATGGTTTTAAAGTTGAAGCTATTGGTAATTAA
- a CDS encoding UxaA family hydrolase: protein MEAKQNVLKIHEKDNVIVALTDLKKGDKITFENQVYELQNDISAKHKFVTESLSEGDPVYMYGVLVGKAKKTIVKGDLISTTNLIHDTETYDVDDSKEKEVWQSPDVSKFINKTFNGYHRADGKVGTENNWLIIPLVFCQNRNVEVLKQALVEKLGYGKKQHLGLDVDALINDYKSGVSAEAILEKNILKEGEDTSKNLLFPNVDGVKFLTHDGGCGGATSDSVALCTLLAGYINNPNVAGATVLSLGCQHAQASILQDALSKMAKENAKPVFVLEQQQSVSEKELLADAVKKTFVGLMEANKAERKPANLSKLVIGLECGGSDGFSGISANPTLGYVSDLIVGLGGATVLSEFPELNGVEQELINRCTSADKAKKFSHIMSTYNSKAEALGAAFSMNPSPGNIKDGLITDAIKSAGAAKKGGTSPVQDVLDYTEQVVTSGLNLLCTPGNDVESTTGLAGSGCNVILFTTGLGTPTGNPITPVIKVSSNTKLFDKMSDIIDFNTGSIIEGSKTIEEVGEELLDFVIEVASGKQTKARQLRQDDFIPWKRGMSL, encoded by the coding sequence ATGGAAGCAAAACAAAACGTACTTAAAATACATGAAAAGGACAATGTTATTGTCGCACTAACAGATTTAAAAAAGGGAGATAAAATTACCTTTGAGAATCAAGTGTATGAACTTCAAAATGATATTTCTGCGAAGCATAAATTTGTTACCGAATCTTTATCGGAAGGAGATCCTGTATATATGTACGGCGTATTAGTGGGTAAAGCTAAAAAAACTATTGTAAAAGGTGATTTAATTAGTACAACAAACCTTATTCATGATACTGAAACTTACGATGTAGATGATTCCAAAGAAAAAGAAGTTTGGCAATCTCCCGATGTTTCTAAATTTATAAATAAAACATTTAACGGGTATCACAGAGCCGATGGTAAAGTAGGAACCGAAAATAATTGGTTAATAATTCCATTAGTTTTTTGTCAGAATAGAAATGTAGAAGTTTTAAAACAGGCCTTAGTAGAAAAACTAGGTTATGGTAAAAAACAACATTTAGGTTTAGATGTTGATGCTTTAATTAATGATTATAAATCTGGCGTTTCCGCGGAAGCGATACTAGAAAAAAATATATTAAAAGAAGGAGAAGATACGAGTAAAAACTTGTTATTTCCTAATGTAGATGGTGTTAAGTTTTTAACACATGATGGTGGTTGTGGTGGTGCAACATCAGATTCTGTAGCGCTTTGTACACTTTTAGCCGGTTATATTAATAATCCAAATGTGGCGGGTGCAACAGTTTTAAGTTTAGGTTGCCAACATGCACAAGCTAGTATTTTACAAGATGCTTTATCTAAAATGGCAAAGGAAAACGCTAAGCCAGTTTTTGTTTTAGAACAGCAACAAAGTGTATCGGAAAAAGAATTACTTGCCGATGCTGTAAAGAAAACTTTTGTTGGTTTAATGGAAGCTAATAAAGCAGAGCGTAAACCAGCCAATTTATCTAAACTTGTAATAGGTTTAGAATGTGGTGGGTCGGATGGATTTTCAGGAATCTCTGCAAATCCAACTTTAGGTTATGTGTCCGATTTAATCGTCGGTTTAGGAGGAGCAACGGTACTGTCTGAATTCCCTGAATTGAATGGTGTAGAGCAGGAGTTAATTAATCGCTGTACAAGTGCCGATAAGGCCAAAAAGTTTTCGCATATTATGTCTACTTATAATTCTAAAGCAGAAGCTTTAGGAGCGGCATTTTCAATGAATCCTTCACCTGGAAATATAAAAGATGGTTTAATTACCGATGCTATAAAATCTGCAGGAGCTGCCAAAAAAGGCGGAACATCTCCAGTACAAGATGTTTTAGATTATACGGAGCAAGTTGTAACTTCAGGTTTAAACCTATTATGCACACCTGGTAACGATGTAGAATCTACAACAGGTTTAGCTGGTTCAGGTTGTAACGTTATTTTATTTACTACAGGCTTAGGTACTCCAACAGGAAACCCAATTACTCCAGTTATTAAAGTATCGAGTAATACCAAACTTTTTGATAAAATGAGTGATATCATTGATTTTAATACGGGGTCAATTATTGAAGGCTCAAAAACGATTGAAGAGGTTGGCGAAGAGCTTTTAGACTTTGTAATTGAAGTAGCTAGTGGTAAACAAACAAAAGCAAGACAATTACGTCAAGACGATTTTATTCCGTGGAAACGTGGTATGTCTTTATAA
- a CDS encoding SDR family NAD(P)-dependent oxidoreductase has translation MTKFSLKNKVALVTGGGSGIGKAISLTFAEQGAEVHILDFNLESAQETVKEIEALGAKGTAHKCDVANQTNVETIVNTITENGAIDILINNAGIAHVGNIEGVEEADLDRLYNVNIKGVYNCIKACLPALKKTGNGVILNLASIASTVGINDRFAYSMTKGAVLTMTYSIAKDFIKDGIRCNCIAPGRVHTPFVDGFIKNNYPGKEEEMFEKLSATQPIGRMGKPQEMADLVLFLCSDEAGFITGSNYAIDGGFVTLNGN, from the coding sequence ATGACAAAATTCAGTTTAAAAAATAAAGTAGCCCTTGTAACAGGTGGCGGTAGCGGTATAGGTAAAGCTATATCTTTAACTTTTGCTGAGCAAGGTGCAGAAGTGCATATTCTAGATTTTAACCTTGAATCTGCGCAAGAAACTGTCAAAGAAATTGAAGCATTAGGGGCAAAAGGAACAGCACATAAATGTGATGTTGCTAACCAAACTAATGTGGAAACTATTGTAAATACCATTACCGAAAACGGAGCTATTGATATTTTAATTAATAATGCGGGTATTGCACATGTTGGAAATATTGAAGGTGTAGAAGAGGCTGATTTAGACCGTTTGTACAACGTAAATATCAAAGGTGTTTACAATTGCATTAAAGCATGTTTACCTGCTTTGAAGAAAACAGGTAACGGTGTTATTTTAAACCTAGCATCTATTGCATCTACGGTTGGTATTAACGATCGTTTTGCATATTCTATGACAAAAGGTGCGGTATTAACCATGACGTATTCTATTGCAAAAGATTTTATAAAAGATGGTATTCGTTGTAACTGTATTGCACCAGGACGTGTACATACACCTTTTGTAGATGGGTTTATTAAAAATAACTACCCAGGTAAAGAAGAGGAGATGTTCGAGAAATTATCGGCAACTCAACCAATTGGGCGTATGGGGAAACCTCAAGAAATGGCAGATTTAGTGCTGTTTTTATGTTCGGATGAAGCTGGCTTTATCACAGGATCTAATTATGCTATCGATGGTGGTTTTGTAACACTAAACGGTAATTAA
- a CDS encoding fumarylacetoacetate hydrolase family protein: MKLIRFGAVGSEQPGVQLEDGTIIDVSAFGTDYNEEFFGNDGIGKLKAWLKDNQQSCPLVGDDVRLGVPLTRPSKIVCVGLNYAQHAAEAGMDIPKEPVLFFKSTTALVGPNDDVIIPKNSEKSDWEVELAIVIGKKASYVEEADAIDHIAGYVLHNDVSERAFQIEKSGQWCKGKGCDTFAPVGPFIATTDEIKDPNNLNLWLKINGEMMQNSSTSDFIFNVQHVVSHISQFMTLLPGDIISTGTPFGVGLGLTPPTYLKPGDVMELGIEGLGVSKQSVKAYKK, from the coding sequence ATGAAATTAATAAGATTTGGAGCAGTAGGAAGCGAGCAACCAGGTGTTCAATTAGAAGATGGGACAATAATCGATGTATCGGCATTTGGAACAGATTATAATGAAGAGTTTTTTGGAAACGATGGTATTGGAAAACTAAAAGCTTGGTTAAAAGATAATCAACAAAGTTGTCCTTTAGTAGGTGATGATGTACGTTTAGGTGTGCCTTTAACAAGACCATCAAAAATTGTTTGTGTTGGGTTGAATTATGCACAACACGCGGCAGAAGCTGGTATGGATATTCCTAAAGAACCTGTTTTGTTTTTTAAATCAACAACGGCATTAGTTGGTCCAAATGATGATGTAATTATTCCTAAGAATAGTGAAAAATCAGATTGGGAAGTAGAGTTAGCTATCGTTATTGGTAAAAAAGCATCTTATGTAGAAGAGGCAGACGCTATTGATCATATTGCAGGTTACGTTTTGCATAACGATGTAAGTGAGCGCGCTTTTCAAATAGAAAAATCTGGACAATGGTGTAAAGGTAAAGGTTGTGATACATTCGCGCCAGTTGGACCTTTTATTGCTACAACAGACGAAATTAAAGATCCGAATAATTTAAACCTTTGGTTGAAAATTAACGGAGAAATGATGCAGAATAGCTCAACATCCGATTTTATTTTTAACGTACAACACGTAGTAAGTCATATTAGTCAATTCATGACATTACTTCCTGGAGATATTATTTCTACGGGTACGCCATTTGGTGTTGGTTTAGGTTTAACACCTCCAACATACTTAAAACCTGGCGATGTTATGGAATTAGGTATTGAAGGTTTAGGTGTTTCTAAGCAATCGGTAAAAGCATACAAAAAATAA
- a CDS encoding amidohydrolase family protein produces MKIDAHQHFWSYNPVRDSWIDASMEVIRKDFLPKDLKPILEANAIDGCIVVEANPSEAETNFLLDLAHKNPFIKGVVGWVDLCSDDVEERLKHFSENKIFKGVRYLLQVENEDFVLREDFQHGISKLSQLNLAYDVLIFPKHLANVIKLVEKFPNQQFVIDHIAKPQISKGLDPSWVKDIKKLGTFKNVACKISGMVTETENFNFEPKDFTPFLDTMVAAFGTDRLLFGSDWPVCLLASEYKSVLQIIENYFIDFSEEEQRQIMGGNAIKMYNL; encoded by the coding sequence ATGAAAATAGATGCCCATCAGCATTTTTGGAGTTACAATCCAGTTAGAGATAGCTGGATTGATGCTTCTATGGAAGTAATAAGAAAAGATTTTCTTCCTAAGGATTTAAAACCTATTTTAGAAGCCAATGCTATTGATGGCTGCATTGTGGTAGAAGCCAATCCGTCGGAAGCCGAAACCAATTTTTTATTAGATTTAGCTCATAAAAATCCTTTTATAAAAGGTGTTGTAGGTTGGGTAGATTTATGTTCAGATGATGTAGAAGAACGCTTAAAGCACTTTTCTGAAAACAAGATTTTTAAAGGGGTTCGTTATTTACTACAAGTAGAAAATGAAGACTTTGTTTTACGAGAAGATTTTCAGCATGGCATTAGTAAATTAAGTCAATTAAACTTAGCTTACGATGTTTTAATTTTTCCGAAACATTTGGCAAATGTGATAAAGTTGGTCGAGAAATTTCCAAACCAGCAATTTGTGATAGATCATATTGCAAAACCACAAATTTCAAAAGGATTAGACCCTAGTTGGGTAAAAGATATTAAGAAACTAGGGACATTTAAAAATGTGGCTTGTAAAATTTCTGGTATGGTTACCGAAACAGAGAATTTTAATTTTGAACCAAAGGATTTTACACCGTTTTTAGATACTATGGTTGCCGCTTTTGGAACCGATAGGTTGTTATTTGGCTCCGATTGGCCCGTATGTTTATTAGCGAGTGAGTATAAAAGTGTTTTACAAATAATTGAAAATTATTTTATTGATTTTTCGGAAGAAGAACAACGCCAAATTATGGGCGGAAATGCCATAAAAATGTATAATTTGTAA